A genomic stretch from Hymenobacter psoromatis includes:
- a CDS encoding cell division protein ZapA → MNDLAIKIRIAEREYPMRVEVADEERLRLAGRQLSERLREFREQYGIQDKQDLLAMVALATMADSLKVSKEKDGTDAALTERLARLDELLTGVVLAA, encoded by the coding sequence GTGAACGACTTAGCCATCAAAATTCGTATCGCCGAGCGCGAATATCCCATGCGGGTAGAAGTGGCCGACGAAGAGCGCCTGCGCCTGGCGGGCCGGCAGCTCAGCGAACGGCTACGGGAGTTTCGGGAGCAGTATGGCATTCAGGACAAACAAGACCTGCTGGCGATGGTAGCCCTCGCCACAATGGCTGACTCACTGAAAGTCAGCAAGGAAAAGGATGGAACCGATGCAGCCCTTACCGAGCGCCTGGCGCGCCTCGACGAGCTGCTGACTGGCGTGGTGCTGGCCGCCTAG